A genome region from Euphorbia lathyris chromosome 4, ddEupLath1.1, whole genome shotgun sequence includes the following:
- the LOC136227702 gene encoding root phototropism protein 3, with protein sequence MWDSENESHGRRDYGNGVHTSTKHTVKTDGFEFRGQSWYVATDIPSDLLVRIGDVNFHLHKYPLLSRSGKMNRLIYETRDPDLNKVALDDLPGGAEAFELAAKFCYGIAVDLTAGNISGLRCAAEYLEMTEDLEEGNLIFKTEAFLSYVVLSSWRDSISVLKSCEKLSPWAENLQIVRRCSESIAWKACANPKGVRWAYTGRPPSVSSPKWNEMKDSSPNRNQIVPPDWWFEDVSILRIDHFVRVITAIKVKGMRFELIGAAITHYAGKWLPGLIKDGGVSAEYEGSNSSNSNSNSSSNSWKGGLHMIVAGNNDESSPIQNKDQRMIIESLISIIPPQKDSVSCSFLLRLLRMANMLKVAPALVTELEKRVGMQFEQATLADLLIPSYNKSETMYDVDLVQRLLEHFLVQEQTESLSPSRQTYADPRGINPNAKMRVARLVDSYLTEVSRDRNLSLTKFQVLAEALPESARTCDDGLYRAVDSYLKAHPTLSEHERKRLCRVMDCQKLSIDACMHAAQNERLPLRIVVQVLFSEQMKISNAMAANSLKEAGEPQFQAMVPNRKTLLEGTPQSFQEGWVAAKKDINTLKFELETVKTKYVELQSDMENLQRQFDKLTNKKQTSAWSSGWKKLSKFTKMTHMENHEIGSQVAAAAEQTRKTPRRWRNSIS encoded by the exons ATGTGGGACTCGGAGAATGAATCCCACGGCCGCCGGGATTATGGTAATGGAGTTCATACTTCAACCAAACATACTGTTAAGACAGATGGATTTGAGTTCAGAGGCCAGTCCTG GTATGTTGCAACAGATATTCCTAGTGATCTTCTTGTTCGAATTGGAGATGTCAATTTCCACTTGCATAAG TATCCATTGCTTTCCAGGAGTGGAAAGATGAACAGATTAATATACGAAACGCGTGACCCGGACCTTAACAAGGTAGCATTAGATGATCTTCCTGGTGGAGCAGAAGCATTTGAGCTTGCAGCAAAGTTCTGTTATGGAATTGCAGTTGATTTAACAGCAGGCAATATCTCTGGCCTTAGATGTGCAGCCGAGTACTTGGAAATGACAGAAGATTTAGAAGAAGGCAATCTCATATTCAAAACTGAAGCTTTTCTCAGTTATGTTGTGTTATCATCTTGGAGAGATTCAATATCAGTACTAAAAAGCTGTGAAAAGCTCTCACCTTGGGCTGAAAACCTTCAGATTGTGCGAAGATGCAGTGAATCCATTGCTTGGAAAGCTTGTGCTAATCCAAAAGGGGTTAGATGGGCTTACACTGGAAGACCCCCAAGTGTTTCTAGTCCCAAATGGAATGAAATGAAGGATTCAAGTCCGAATAGAAATCAGATTGTTCCTCCTGACTGGTGGTTTGAAGATGTTTCAATTCTCAGAATTGATCATTTTGTTAGAGTCATTACTGCAATTAAAGTAAAAGGTATGAGGTTTGAATTGATTGGAGCTGCAATAACTCACTACGCGGGCAAATGGCTCCCCGGTCTGATCAAAGACGGGGGAGTTTCTGCCGAATATGAAGGAAGCAATAGCAgtaacagcaacagcaacaGCAGCAGCAACAGTTGGAAAGGCGGACTTCATATGATCGTTGCTGGAAACAACGATGAGTCCTCACCGATTCAGAATAAAGATCAACGAATGATTATCGAGAGCTTAATCAGCATAATTCCGCCGCAGAAGGATAGTGTCTCCTGCAGCTTCCTTCTTCGCCTTCTCCGAATGGCAAACATGTTAAAAGTAGCACCGGCATTGGTTACTGAGCTCGAAAAACGAGTAGGAATGCAGTTTGAACAAGCAACATTAGCTGATCTTCTGATTCCTTCTTACAATAAGAGTGAAACAATGTATGATGTAGACCTTGTTCAGAGACTTTTAGAACATTTCCTTGTTCAAGAACAGACAGAAAGTTTAAGTCCTAGTAGACAAACATATGCTGATCCAAGAGGTATCAATCCAAATGCTAAAATGAGAGTAGCAAGGCTTGTTGATAGCTACCTAACTGAAGTTTCCAGGGATAGAAACCTTTCTCTTACGAAATTTCAGGTACTAGCGGAAGCTCTGCCTGAATCTGCGAGAACCTGCGACGATGGCCTTTATCGAGCAGTCGATTCTTATCTTAAG GCTCATCCAACGCTTTCTGAACACGAAAGGAAACGCCTATGTCGAGTGATGGACTGCCAAAAACTATCAATAGATGCTTGTATGCATGCTGCACAAAATGAGAGGCTACCTCTGAGGATTGTTGTGCAAGTACTGTTTTCGGAACAGATGAAAATAAGCAATGCAATGGCTGCAAATTCCCTGAAAGAAGCTGGAGAACCGCAGTTTCAGGCTATGGTACCAAATCGGAAAACACTGCTCGAAGGGACTCCGCAGTCGTTTCAAGAAGGATGGGTAGCTGCAAAGAAGGACATTAACACTCTAAAATTCGAACTCGAAACGGTCAAAACTAAGTATGTAGAGCTCCAAAGTGACATGGAGAATTTGCagagacagtttgataaattaacaaataaaaaacagACTTCAGCTTGGAGCAGTGGATggaagaaactgagcaagttTACTAAGATGACACATATGGAAAACCATGAAATTGGATCTCAAGTTGCAGCTGCTGCAGAACAGACTAGAAAAACACCAAGAAGGTGGAGAAATTCAATTTCATAA